Within the Cupriavidus necator N-1 genome, the region GGTTTTGGCGATGGCTGCGGACAACGTGTTGACGGGCAGACACAAGGCTGCGGTCACCAGTGCCAAGCTCATATGGCACAGGTAGACTGCATTGAAGTCGGCACGCTGCAAACCGGTACTGCCGAGCAGCAGTACCGTGAGGGCGACCCCCATGACTGAACCAATTTGCCGTATCGCCTGGTTGATAGCACCGCCGACAGCGTAATGGTCTGCGGGTAAGCGGCTGACTGCAGCGCCCGCCAGCGACGGCAACACCATGCCCACGCCGACCCCACTGAGCAGCATGCCCGGCAGCCACTGCGAGAGATAAGCGGGTTCAATTCCTGGCACCAGCAAGAACCACAGTGCACTGGTCGCGTAGAGCAGGCTGCCCGCCACTAACAGCGGGCGATGGCCGTGCCGACTCGCGATTCGACCTGACATGGCGGCGACCGGGATCACCAGCAGCGGCCCCGGCGTTATGGCAAGACCCGCCAGTGGCAGCGAGTAGTGCCAGATTGAACTCATGTAGAAAAAGAAGGCGAAAAACATCATCGAAAACGCGATGCCGAAACTCAACGTTGCGAGATTGGCGTAACGGTAAGCTCGGTTGCGAAATAAGGCCAAGTCCACCAGCGGTGAAGTGGCGACCCGAGCCCAAGCCACAAATCCGACTATGCTCATTAACCCGACGCCCGCAACACCCAGCAGTTCATGGCGTGACCAGGCAGGCGACTCCGATTGCACAATGGATAGTGCCAAGGCGCCAGTACCAACAATCAATAGGCTCATACCGAACAGATCCAGTGGGCGAGTGCTGGCTTGCTGCTTTGTCTCGGTGAGCAGTGTTGCGCCGCGCCACATTGCAACAATGCCCAAAGGCAAGTTCAGGTAGAAAGCCCATTGCCAGCCGACCGATGCGATCACGAATGCCCCGAGGCTGGGGCCCACCGCTGCAGCCAGGGCACCGACCGCTCCCCATAGACTGATAGCCACAGCACGCTTGCTTGTCGGAAACGCCGCCAGCACGAGCGAGAGAGATGCGGGTGTCAACAATGCGGCGCCTATGGCCTGCAGTACTCTTGCCGCAACGAGCCACCCTACGCTAACTGCTAAACCACATGCAACGGACGCCGCCAGAAATAGCCCAACACCGCCCAGGAATATCTTCTTGCGCCCATGCTTATCAGCCAATCCGCCAGACGGGATGAGTGTTGCAGCATAGGCGACGGTGTAGGCATTGAGAACCCAGGAGAGGTCTGCCGCAGTTGCGTGAGGAAAACCCGCGCGTAAGGCGCTGAAGGCCGCGAACAGCATCGTGCCGTCCATTGAGACAAGAAACACCGCAACGCTGGCCACCCAGAACACCGGCCACGGTGATGCGGGGTGCGCATTTTGTAGAGCCAGAGCAACGCTGGCAGAGAGCGCGGTTGCGGGGCGGTCAGGATTGGTCATGGGGCTCTTCCGAATATCGGTGTGCACGGATCCCTCTGGACAAAGCTTTTTCGCTCGTGAGGTGAGAGCAGAGATCGATTTCAGGAGAGTCCAAATGTCTTCCTCAGACTTGCGTCGACCGGGCCTGCAGGCATGAAACGGCGCAGTTTGCTCAGCAGATAGGCTTGGCCTTTCGGAGGACGTCGCATTCCCCATGCACCCACGGCGGCATCGACAATCGTGGTTGCGACACCATCGGGGTCCGGTGCGTCCTTGACGTTTTTCTGAATGGCTTGGAGAACGATGTTGCGCTCATCGTCATAAGCTGAGATCTTGGAAGCCGCATGGGGCGCGTTGGTATCCAGGCCGGTCTTGGTGAAGGAAGGTTCGACCAGCACCACGCGGATCCCGAATTTGCGCACTTCATGGTCCAAGGTCTCGGACATCCCTTCAACGGCATGCTTGGATGCCGAATAGAGCCCCATGTACGGAGCCGGAAGAAAGCCGAGCACCGAACTGATGTTCACAATTCTTCCCGAACGTTGCGCGCGCATGTGCGGCAGAACGGCTTGGGTTGTGCGCAGGATGCCAAAAACGTTGGTGTCGAACAGCGACTGGGCTTCGGCAATCGACGTTTCTTCGGTCGAGCCGAGCAGGGTCACGCCTGCACTGTTGACCAGCACGTCGATGCGTTTGGCGTGAGCGATGATGGCCTGGATTCCATGTTGAACCGACGCTTCATCACGGATGTCCATCTCGACCAGTTCAACACCCGATATCGGCTGCGCTTTTGCGGAGTTGCGCACAGTGCCGAATACCCGGTAGCCTTGCTGGGCAAACTTCGCGGCGGTGGCGCGGCCGATGCCCGATGACACGCCGGTAATCACGACAACTTTGGAATTCGACACGGCAGTTCCTTTCTGTATGCGGGAATTGAGATGGCGGCAGTTCAGCTTTACCGATGAGGCCTGCTTGATGAGCGACCTCATTCATTCCGGTTCATGAGAGGCACAGGGCGCTATTGGGCGAACTCTGGCGGCTTGGTTGCCACGACGGCGGATTCATCGGGTTGCCAACCACCACCGAGCGCCTTGAATGCCGAGACCGCAGCGCGTGCCGCTTCCGTTTGTGCCTGCGCTCGCGCGTCCGATGCGCGCAGCAGGCTTTCGTCGGCTTGCAGGACTTCGATCAGGCTGACGACGCCTTTCTGGTAGGCGGCAAACGAAGCATTTCTCGCGCGATTGAGCGAATCCACGCCTTGCGCGAGCACGGCCGCTTGCTCCTCGCGCTTGACCAGGGCGGAGAAAGCGTCTTCCACGTCCTCTGTTGCGCGCAGCACGGCGAGCCGGTACGCGGCGAGCATCTCAGCCTCTTGACCCTTGGCCTGATCGATTTGCGCGTTGATGCGGCCGAAGTCGAACAGGCGCCAGCGCAGACCGAGCACGCCGGCAAATTGACTTGCGCCGCTGCCGAACAGACTTCCGGCGCCCACCGACGTTGCGCTGCCAAGGAGCCCGCTGAGCGAGAACTTCGGGTAGTACTCCGCAATGGCGACGCCGATTCGTGCGTTGGAGGCCGCAAGGCGCCGCTCGGCGACGATGAGGTCGGGACGGCGCCTCAGCAATTCGCCAGGCGATCCGCTGATCGCAATCTGCGGAGCGGCCGGGACATCACCGCCTTGCGCAAGCTCGGCTCGGTGCGTGCCAGGCAGCGAGCCCAGCATCACGTCTAGCGCGTTCATTGCCGCATCCAGGCCGGCTTCAAGCTGAGGGATCGACGCACGAACCTGAGCGAGCGCGCCTTCGGCCTGCCTGACTTGAAGTTCAGCGGCCAGGCCCTTGCCGTACAGCAGTTTGATGGTGGAGAGCAATTCCTCTTGCGTCTGTACCTGGTGGCGGGCCACCTTCAGGCGCGTCTGCAAGCCGCGGATGGTGATGTAGATATCGGCAGTCTGTGCGGCCACGGCCAGCCGTGTGGCGACTGCGCCCGCCTGGGAGGCTTGGTAATCGGCAAGTGCCGCCTCGCGGCCACGGCGCAGGCCGCCGAATACGTCCAACTCCCAGCTTGCGTTGACATCGGCCTCAAAAGCGCTGCCGTAGCGATCGAAGCCGGGCCTCGAATTCAAGACGCGGCCCAAAGGGGTTTCGACGGACTGATACACACGCGCGGCCTGGCCAGTGATATTTCCGGAGGGCAGCAACGCGGCATTGGCAGCGCCCAAGCCCGCACGGGCTTGCGTGACGCGGGCGAAGGCCTGTGCAAGGTCCAGGTTCTGTTCCAGTGCGATCTGCACGAACCGCGTGAGTTGCGGATCGCCAAAGCCAGCCCACCATGCGGACAGATCGGCTTCGGCATTGGCAATGCGCTGCTCAACGGCGGCCTGGCCCTGGAATCGTTCGGAAACCGGCATATCGGGCTTCACATAGTCTGGGCCGACGGCACAACCGGTTGCCAGGCTGGCAACGAAGAGGGCCGCAAGGGAGCGCTTTGGCAACATGGGTTCTTCCATCTGAATCTCAAGTGACTATAGTACAAAATGGTCACAAGTTGTTCAACTATCGCGACTCGCGTAAGCTGGAGCCCATGAAGACCACCCCTTACCCCGTTCCCGCCCGCGGCCCGGCGGACCATGACGTGCGAGACCAGATCGTCGCTGCCGCCACCGAGCACTTCAGCCGCTACGGCTACGAGAAGACCGCCGTTTCCGATCTGGCCAAGGCCATTGGTTATTCCAAGGCTTACATCTACAAGTTCTTCGAGTCCAAGCAGGCCATTGGCGAGATGATTTGCGCCAACTGCCTGCGCGAGATCGAGGCCGACGTGAGTGCCGCCCTGGCCGAGGCCGACTCCCCGCCGGAGAAGCTCCGGCGCATGTTCAAAGCCTTGACGGAGGCCAGCCTCCGGTTGTTTTCCCACGACCGCAAGCTGTACGAGATCGCCGCCTCGGCAGCGACTGAGCGCTGGCAAGCGGTGATCGCCTACGAAGAGCGCATCCAGAAGGTGCTGCGCGATGTGCTGCAGGAAGGTCGGGAGACGGGAGACTTCGAGCGCAAGACGCCGTTGGACGAGGCCACGACGGCCATCTACCTTGTCATGCGCCCGTACCTGAATCCGTTGCTTTTGCAGCACAGCTTTGACTACACGGAAAGTGCGCCCGGGCTGCTCTCCAGCCTCGTGCTTCGGAGTCTTTCCCCCTGACGCGCGGATTTCTCTTTGTGACTATTGACTAAAATGGTCACACGAACCAGAATGAAAGCCAGATCATCCTGTCGATGGGGCTTTCATGCTTTCGCGTCGCTTTGTTACCTCTACCGTTTGTGCGTTGCCGCTCGCATTGAGCGCTTGCGGCGAAAAGGCCCCTGCCGATCCGCGCACCGAGGCGCCCTTGGTGCGGGCCGCGTTCGTCCAGCCAGTCGCTTCCGCATCGCGTTCATTCACTGGGGTCGTCGCTGCCAGGGTGCAGAGCGACCTCGGCTTCCGCGTGCCCGGCAAGGTGCTGGAACGGCTTGTGGACGCGGGCCAAAGCGTCAAGCGCGGCCAGCCGCTCATGCGCATCGACCCTGTCGATCTGAAGCTCGCCGCGCATGCGCAGCAAGAAGCCGTGACCGCTGCACGGGCACGCGCGCAACAGACGGCGGAAGACGAAGCCCGCTACCGTGATCTGCGCGGAACGGGCGCGATTTCTGCCTCGGCCTATGACCAGGCCAAGGCCGCGGCGGACGCGGCCAAAGCCCAGTTGAGCGCGGCAGAAGCGCAGGCCGATGTTGCGCGTAACGCCAGCCGTTACGCCGAGCTTGTTGCCGATGGCGAAGGCGTGGTCATGGAAACGCTGGCCGAGCCCGGCCAGGTGGTCAACGCGGGGCAGGCGGTTGTGCGCCTGGCCCACGCTGGCCGCCGTGAAGCGGTGGTCCAGTTGCCGGAAACGTTGCGGCCAGCGATCGGCTCTCTCGCACAGGCCACGCTTTTCGGTGGGGAAAGCGCGCGCGTACCTGCCAAGCTGCGGCAGCTGTCAGATGCCGCCGATCGGCTTACCCGCACCTTCGAAGCACGCTATGTGCTGGATGGGGAACTGGCCAATGCGCCGCTGGGCGCCACCGTGACGATCCAGATTCCCGATCGCCTTGCCATCGCGCAAGGCGATCTGCAGGTGCCGCTGGGCGCCGTGTTCGATGCGGGCAAGGGCCCCGGCGTGTGGGTCATCCAGGGGGATCCGGCCAAGGTGTCGTGGCGATCCGTCACCATCGTGCGCCTCGGCGACGAAGGGGCACGGGTTGCCGGCCAAGTCAAGCAAGGGGACCGGATTGTCGCGCTTGGCGCACAACTGCTGCGTGAAGGCCAACAAGTCCGTGTGGCAGGCCAGGGCGCCAGCACTGCCATCGCGGGGGTGCGCCCGTGAGCCAAGTTCGTTTTAACCTATCGGCACTCGCCGTGCGCGAGCGCGCCGTTACTCTGTTCCTCATCTGCCTGATCTCTCTGGCGGGACTCATTTCCTTCTTCAAGCTGGGCCGCGCGGAAGACCCGGCGTTTACGGTCAAGGTGATGACCATCATCACCGCGTGGCCTGGCGCCACCGCGCAGGAAATGCAGGACCAGGTGGCCGAGAAGATCGAAAAGCGCATGCAGGAGCTGCGCTGGTATGACCGCACGGAGACCTATACCCGGCCTGGCCTGGCCTTCACAACGTTGACCTTGCTCGACAGCACGCCGCCGTCGGAAGTCCAGGAGGAGTTCTATCAAGCGCGCAAGAAAGTCAGCGATGAGGTGGCCAACCTTCCGCCCGGCGTGATCGGGCCGATGGTCAATGACGAATATGCAGACGTGACCTTTGCGCTGTTTGCGCTCAAGGCACAGGGCGAGCCGCAACGCGTGCTCGTGCGCGACGCGGAGACACTGCGCCAGCGGTTGCTGCACGTGCCCGGCGTCAAGAAGGTCAACATCATCGGCGAGCAGTCGGAGCGCATCTATGTCGAGTTTTCGCATGAGCGCCTCGCAACCCTTGGTTTGAGTCCGCAAGAGGTGTTTGCCGCGCTCAACAGCCAGAATGCCCTGACGGCGGCCGGCTCGGTAGAAACGAAAGGTCCGCAGGTCTTCATCCGTCTGGACGGTGCGTTCGACGAGCTACAGAAGATTCGTGATACGCCGGTTGTGTCGCAGGGCCGCACGTTGAAGCTGTCGGACATTGCCACGGTCAAACGCGGCTATGAAGACCCGGCCACGCTCATGGTGCGCAATGGTGGGCAGCCTGCCTTGCTGCTGGGCATCGTCATGCGCGAAGGCTGGAACGGTCTGGATCTGGGCAAGGCGCTCGACAAGGAGGTCGGCGCCGTCAATGCCGACATGCCGCTCGGCATGAGCCTGACCAAGGTGACGGACCAGGCAGTCAACATCAGTTCTGCCGTCGACGAGTTCATGCTCAAGTTCTTCGCCGCGCTCCTGGTTGTCATGCTGGTGAGCTTCGTCAGCATGGGCTGGCGCGCCGGCTTGGTGGTAGCCGCAGCCGTTCCGCTGACACTGGCGGTGGTCTTCGTGGTGATGGCCGCAACGGGCAAGAACTTCGACCGCATCACGCTGGGGTCCTTGATTCTGGCGCTGGGCCTGCTGGTGGACGACGCCATCATCGCCATCGAAATGATGGTGGTGAAGATGGAAGAGGGCTACAGCCGCGTGGCCGCTTCGGCCTATGCGTGGAGCCACACCGCCGCGCCCATGCTGTCGGGCACGCTGGTGACCGCCGTCGGCTTCATGCCCAACGGCTTTGCCCGCTCCACCGCGGGTGAATACACCAGCAACATGTTTTGGATTGTCGGCATTGCGCTGATCGCGTCGTGGGTTGTCGCGGTGGTGTTCACGCCTTATCTGGGCGTGAAGATGCTGCCCGACTTCAAGAAGGTCGAAGGCGGCCACGATGCGATTTACGACACCCCGCGCTACAACCGCTTCCGTGCGCTGCTCGGGCGCGTGATTGCGCGCAAATGGCTGGTCGCTGGCTCGGTGGTGGGGCTCTTCGCCTTGGCTATTCTCGGCATGGCGGTGGTCAAGAAACAGTTCTTCCCGATTTCGGATCGACCCGAAGTGCTGGTCGAAGTGCAGATGCCCTATGGCGCGTCGATCAACCAGACCAGCGCCGCCACGGCCAAGCTGGAAGCGTGGCTGGCCAAACAGAAGGAAGCCAGAATCGTGACGGCTTACGTTGGCCAGGGCGCGCCGCGCTTCTATCTGGCGATGGGGCCGGAACTGCCCGATCCGTCGTTCGCCAAGATCGTGATCCGTACGGATAGCCAGGAAGAGCGCGACGCGGTGAAGCAGCGCCTGCGCCAGGCCATTGCCGACGGTCTTGCCCCCGAGGCGCGCGTGCGGGTCACGCAACTCGTGTTCGGTCCATATTCGCCGTTCCCGGTTGCTTACCGCGTGAGCGGACCGGATGCGCAGACGTTGCGCCGCATCGCGGCCGATGTCCAGCAGGTGATGGACGCAAGCCCGATGATGCGCACCGTCAATACCGACTGGGGCATGCGTGTGCCCACGCTGCACTTCACCTTGCAGCAGGATCGTTTGCAGGCCGTGGGGTTGGGCTCCAGCGCCGTCGCGCAACAACTGCAATTCCTGCTCAACGGCATTCCGGTGACGGCCGTGCGCGAGGACATCCGTACCGTGCAGGTGACGGCCCGCTCGGCTGGCGACGTTCGACTCGACCCCGCCAAGATTGGCGACTTCACGCTGGCAGGCGCCAACGGGCAACGCATTCCGCTCTCACAGGTGGGAAAGATCGATGTGCGCATGGAAGAGCCCATCATGCGCAGGCGCGACCGCATGCCGACCATCACGGTGCGCGGCGATATTGCCGATGGGCTGCAGCCGCCCGACGTGTCGACGGCGATCAGCAAGCAGCTTCAGCCCATCATCGAGAAACTGCCGAGCGGATATCGTATTGAGCAAGCGGGCTCCATTGAAGAGTCGGGCAAGGCGACGAAAGCCATGCTACCGCTGTTCCCGATCATGCTGGCGGTGACCCTGCTGATCCTCATCTTTCAGGTGCGGTCCATCCCGGCGCTGGTGATGGTTTTCCTGACCAGCCCACTCGGCTTGATTGGCGTGGTGCCGACCTTGATTCTGTTTGGGCAGCCATTCGGCATCAACGCGTTGGTCGGCTTGATCGCCCTGTCGGGCATCTTGATGCGCAACACGTTGATCCTGATCGGGCAGATTCAGCACAACAAGGAGGAAGGGTTGGATCCGTTCAGGGCCGTCGTGGAAGCCACCGTCCAGCGTGCGCGTCCTGTGATTCTCACCGCATTGGCCGCCATCCTGGCTTTCATCCCGCTGACCCATTCGGTGTTCTGGGGGGCACTCGCTTACACGCTCATCGGCGGGACGTTTGCGGGGACGATCTTGACCCTGGTGTTCCTGCCGGCCATGTACTCCATCTGGTTCAGGATCCGGCCCGGCAACGCGGCCGATGCGCAGCGCGATCGGCACGAGACCGCGCAGCCCGCCGCAGAACTGGTGCCCGAGTAATGGTGATCTGCAAGGGTATCTGCCCGCCACATTGCCCCTGGTTTCAATTCATTTGCATCGCGCCCACGCCGTAGCCGGATAGGAGCAGCAGCTTTTTTTTTCACCCCCGCCTGCCCATTTCTACCTCCGTGTCTCCATACCTTAGGGCAGGCGGGTTTTTCTCTGTGCCGGAATGTCTGTTCATGACAGAGCGGTACTGCGCAAGATATACATCTACGGTTATCTCAACCGCGTGTAGCCGCGCCCACGCCAGGAGCGTAGGCGACGCGCCGTTCTCTACCTGCAGATCGCTAGATGTATACGCCGGCGTTATCCTGCCAATGCTCAATGGTTGACGCGGCCTTTGGTCAGGCGGTCCCATTTTCGGTGAGACTGAGTTCCCTCGACATCGCTTCGCGCATGACGAACTTCTGCACCTTCCCGTGATGGTCATCGGCATCTCGGCGACGAAGCAGATGTAGCGCGGGATTTTGTAATGCGCCATGACGCAGATTCGCAGGCAAGAGAAATCAACTTCCGGGTGATCGACCTGGGGCGATGAACATCGTCGGCACGTCTTGCAGGGCCGTGCTGCGTTCCTCGCGCACCGCCGACATGGTTGCAACGACGTCGAACGCCTCGCCCGGGAAGACCATATACGCACCTGTGGACGCGCGCGCCATTACGGCCACTACCATTCTGAAACAGTGGTAGAAAGCGCGGCGTTCAGATGGCAGACGGATGCTTCGCCAGCGGCGTTACCTGGATCGTCATATAGGGAAACAGCGGAAGCGATGAGAGCAATTCGTGCAATTCGTCGTTGCTCTCGACATCAAAAACGCTGACGTTGGAATAGCGCCCAACGACGCGCCAGAGGTGCGGCCACTTGCCCGCTTTCTGGATCTCGATGGCACGGGCTTTCTCTGCTGCCTTGAGGGTGTCGACCCGGTCTGCCGGGAGGGATTCAGGAATCTTTACGTCCATTTGAACACAGTAAAGCATGGTGTCTCCTTGTCTGTCGACTGTTGTGGCGAGGCCAGTCCGGTCCCGAACAGGCCTGCTGTGGTGGCGCTTTCCGTCGGATCGGCGCTCAGCCAGCGACGTTGTCGTCGCCGGAAACCGGCGCGGTACGGAAGGGTTTGAGCTGGCCGATGAAGGTCTTCCCATGCTCGAACCATTCCTTGCGGATGTCGGACGCAAGATAGCTTTCGTAAGCCGCTTCGTTCTCGAACCAGCATTCGCCAATGGCATCGACGTGCCCGATGTCGAAGAAGGGTACATGGGTGTCGGTTGGCTGCTCGGCGACAAGACGGACTTCATACTTGTGCAGGCCCGGCACTCCGCGCGACATTTCATCGTGGCGCAGGCATTCCGCGCGGAAGGTATCGTCGGACATGCCCTCTGGCTTGACTAGCAGGTACAGCATGCGAATCATGTTGGCTCCCCTGTCTCTGAATAGGTTGGTATCTTGGTTCTGCGTTTTCTACTGCGATAGCGCCGTACTTCAGGTTTGCGCCCGCACCGAGTGTGCCAGCGCTCCGGCCTCATAGTGATTGTCTTCTTCCCCGATGTTCTCGATGGCAATGCCGCGCGTCTCCGGCAGTAGCAGGATGCCGAACACCGCGAAAGTATAGGCAACCAGGCAGAATGCGCCCATGGCATTGGCCAAGCCGATGTGGGTAGACAGCACGCCGACACCGACGACGGATCCTGCGCCTACCGACTTGCCCACGTTGTAGGAAAAGCCCATACACGTGGTGCGCACATGGGTGGGAAACAGTTCGCTGAGGAAGGGCCCCAGGGCAGCGAACATGCCAATCGCCGAGAAGCCGACCAGGAAGCCCAGGATGGCGGTGAGGGTGGAGTTCAGCGGCAGCAGCATATAGCTGACCGTAACGATCCATGCGCAGACCGATAGCAGAATCAGCGTGGGCCGCCGACCGATTCGATCGCAAAGATCGGCCGCCACTGCGAAACCGCAGAACGAGCCGAAGGCCATGATGAAGACTGTGACGATTTTCGATGCGGCAGCGACCTCCCGCTGGCTGAGCAAGGAAGGCAGCCAGATCAGGATGGCGTAGCAGCCTGCCTGCAGCCCGATCACCAGCACGCTTGACAGGATCAGTGAACGTGCGTACTTGCGGTTGAACACCGAGGCCAGCGAAGCGCGCGGTGCGCAGCTCCGCCGGGCGCGCTCGAACATCGGCGCGTCCTTGATATGGCGCCGGATGAACAGCACGCTCGAGGCCGGAATGATGCCGCTCCAAAACGCTACGCGCCACGCCATTTCCGAGGGCAGCCACGCCAGCAGTAGGGTGGCCACGACGACTGATAGCGCCCAGCCCAGGGCAAAGCCCGA harbors:
- a CDS encoding MFS transporter, translated to MTNPDRPATALSASVALALQNAHPASPWPVFWVASVAVFLVSMDGTMLFAAFSALRAGFPHATAADLSWVLNAYTVAYAATLIPSGGLADKHGRKKIFLGGVGLFLAASVACGLAVSVGWLVAARVLQAIGAALLTPASLSLVLAAFPTSKRAVAISLWGAVGALAAAVGPSLGAFVIASVGWQWAFYLNLPLGIVAMWRGATLLTETKQQASTRPLDLFGMSLLIVGTGALALSIVQSESPAWSRHELLGVAGVGLMSIVGFVAWARVATSPLVDLALFRNRAYRYANLATLSFGIAFSMMFFAFFFYMSSIWHYSLPLAGLAITPGPLLVIPVAAMSGRIASRHGHRPLLVAGSLLYATSALWFLLVPGIEPAYLSQWLPGMLLSGVGVGMVLPSLAGAAVSRLPADHYAVGGAINQAIRQIGSVMGVALTVLLLGSTGLQRADFNAVYLCHMSLALVTAALCLPVNTLSAAIAKTKTRDAGSSPEATA
- a CDS encoding oxidoreductase — its product is MSNSKVVVITGVSSGIGRATAAKFAQQGYRVFGTVRNSAKAQPISGVELVEMDIRDEASVQHGIQAIIAHAKRIDVLVNSAGVTLLGSTEETSIAEAQSLFDTNVFGILRTTQAVLPHMRAQRSGRIVNISSVLGFLPAPYMGLYSASKHAVEGMSETLDHEVRKFGIRVVLVEPSFTKTGLDTNAPHAASKISAYDDERNIVLQAIQKNVKDAPDPDGVATTIVDAAVGAWGMRRPPKGQAYLLSKLRRFMPAGPVDASLRKTFGLS
- a CDS encoding efflux transporter outer membrane subunit — translated: MLPKRSLAALFVASLATGCAVGPDYVKPDMPVSERFQGQAAVEQRIANAEADLSAWWAGFGDPQLTRFVQIALEQNLDLAQAFARVTQARAGLGAANAALLPSGNITGQAARVYQSVETPLGRVLNSRPGFDRYGSAFEADVNASWELDVFGGLRRGREAALADYQASQAGAVATRLAVAAQTADIYITIRGLQTRLKVARHQVQTQEELLSTIKLLYGKGLAAELQVRQAEGALAQVRASIPQLEAGLDAAMNALDVMLGSLPGTHRAELAQGGDVPAAPQIAISGSPGELLRRRPDLIVAERRLAASNARIGVAIAEYYPKFSLSGLLGSATSVGAGSLFGSGASQFAGVLGLRWRLFDFGRINAQIDQAKGQEAEMLAAYRLAVLRATEDVEDAFSALVKREEQAAVLAQGVDSLNRARNASFAAYQKGVVSLIEVLQADESLLRASDARAQAQTEAARAAVSAFKALGGGWQPDESAVVATKPPEFAQ
- a CDS encoding TetR/AcrR family transcriptional regulator encodes the protein MKTTPYPVPARGPADHDVRDQIVAAATEHFSRYGYEKTAVSDLAKAIGYSKAYIYKFFESKQAIGEMICANCLREIEADVSAALAEADSPPEKLRRMFKALTEASLRLFSHDRKLYEIAASAATERWQAVIAYEERIQKVLRDVLQEGRETGDFERKTPLDEATTAIYLVMRPYLNPLLLQHSFDYTESAPGLLSSLVLRSLSP
- a CDS encoding efflux RND transporter periplasmic adaptor subunit, whose amino-acid sequence is MLSRRFVTSTVCALPLALSACGEKAPADPRTEAPLVRAAFVQPVASASRSFTGVVAARVQSDLGFRVPGKVLERLVDAGQSVKRGQPLMRIDPVDLKLAAHAQQEAVTAARARAQQTAEDEARYRDLRGTGAISASAYDQAKAAADAAKAQLSAAEAQADVARNASRYAELVADGEGVVMETLAEPGQVVNAGQAVVRLAHAGRREAVVQLPETLRPAIGSLAQATLFGGESARVPAKLRQLSDAADRLTRTFEARYVLDGELANAPLGATVTIQIPDRLAIAQGDLQVPLGAVFDAGKGPGVWVIQGDPAKVSWRSVTIVRLGDEGARVAGQVKQGDRIVALGAQLLREGQQVRVAGQGASTAIAGVRP
- a CDS encoding efflux RND transporter permease subunit, coding for MSQVRFNLSALAVRERAVTLFLICLISLAGLISFFKLGRAEDPAFTVKVMTIITAWPGATAQEMQDQVAEKIEKRMQELRWYDRTETYTRPGLAFTTLTLLDSTPPSEVQEEFYQARKKVSDEVANLPPGVIGPMVNDEYADVTFALFALKAQGEPQRVLVRDAETLRQRLLHVPGVKKVNIIGEQSERIYVEFSHERLATLGLSPQEVFAALNSQNALTAAGSVETKGPQVFIRLDGAFDELQKIRDTPVVSQGRTLKLSDIATVKRGYEDPATLMVRNGGQPALLLGIVMREGWNGLDLGKALDKEVGAVNADMPLGMSLTKVTDQAVNISSAVDEFMLKFFAALLVVMLVSFVSMGWRAGLVVAAAVPLTLAVVFVVMAATGKNFDRITLGSLILALGLLVDDAIIAIEMMVVKMEEGYSRVAASAYAWSHTAAPMLSGTLVTAVGFMPNGFARSTAGEYTSNMFWIVGIALIASWVVAVVFTPYLGVKMLPDFKKVEGGHDAIYDTPRYNRFRALLGRVIARKWLVAGSVVGLFALAILGMAVVKKQFFPISDRPEVLVEVQMPYGASINQTSAATAKLEAWLAKQKEARIVTAYVGQGAPRFYLAMGPELPDPSFAKIVIRTDSQEERDAVKQRLRQAIADGLAPEARVRVTQLVFGPYSPFPVAYRVSGPDAQTLRRIAADVQQVMDASPMMRTVNTDWGMRVPTLHFTLQQDRLQAVGLGSSAVAQQLQFLLNGIPVTAVREDIRTVQVTARSAGDVRLDPAKIGDFTLAGANGQRIPLSQVGKIDVRMEEPIMRRRDRMPTITVRGDIADGLQPPDVSTAISKQLQPIIEKLPSGYRIEQAGSIEESGKATKAMLPLFPIMLAVTLLILIFQVRSIPALVMVFLTSPLGLIGVVPTLILFGQPFGINALVGLIALSGILMRNTLILIGQIQHNKEEGLDPFRAVVEATVQRARPVILTALAAILAFIPLTHSVFWGALAYTLIGGTFAGTILTLVFLPAMYSIWFRIRPGNAADAQRDRHETAQPAAELVPE
- the catC gene encoding muconolactone Delta-isomerase, encoding MLYCVQMDVKIPESLPADRVDTLKAAEKARAIEIQKAGKWPHLWRVVGRYSNVSVFDVESNDELHELLSSLPLFPYMTIQVTPLAKHPSAI
- a CDS encoding EthD domain-containing protein, which translates into the protein MIRMLYLLVKPEGMSDDTFRAECLRHDEMSRGVPGLHKYEVRLVAEQPTDTHVPFFDIGHVDAIGECWFENEAAYESYLASDIRKEWFEHGKTFIGQLKPFRTAPVSGDDNVAG
- a CDS encoding MFS transporter, producing MLDWYKNGTPQQKKTFWACYSGWALDSFDMQMFSFLLPALTIAWGLTKPEVGVLGTVALIVTAIGGWGAGILSDRYGRARILVLAIIWFTLFGVLAGFAQTYNQLLIARTLQGLGFGGEWAVGAALMAEVIDAKHRGKAMGYVQSGFALGWALSVVVATLLLAWLPSEMAWRVAFWSGIIPASSVLFIRRHIKDAPMFERARRSCAPRASLASVFNRKYARSLILSSVLVIGLQAGCYAILIWLPSLLSQREVAAASKIVTVFIMAFGSFCGFAVAADLCDRIGRRPTLILLSVCAWIVTVSYMLLPLNSTLTAILGFLVGFSAIGMFAALGPFLSELFPTHVRTTCMGFSYNVGKSVGAGSVVGVGVLSTHIGLANAMGAFCLVAYTFAVFGILLLPETRGIAIENIGEEDNHYEAGALAHSVRAQT